A region of Panthera uncia isolate 11264 chromosome D4, Puncia_PCG_1.0, whole genome shotgun sequence DNA encodes the following proteins:
- the CD4H9orf24 gene encoding spermatid-specific manchette-related protein 1 isoform X3, with the protein MFLFSRKTKTPISTYSDSYRAPTSIKEVYKDPPLWAWEANKFVTPGLTQTMQRHVDPEALQKMVKCAVQDYSYKSSIAGHPYFPEKYWLCQEEVDKCNPYYLCGDRYNTWRMGPYNCTSWNKHTTCLPQLPKEAGMETAVRGMPLQCPPKPERLNAYEREVVVNMLNSLSRNQRLPQITPRCGCVDPLPGRLPFQGYESSCSGRHYCLRGMDYYVTRAPCTERCHRPLCAEQPTGCIALRAPARNAMCCYNSPAVILPLSEP; encoded by the exons ATGTTCCTCTTCTCCCGTAAGACCAAGACCCCCATCAGCACCTACAGTGACTCCTACAGGGCTCCAACCTCTATCAAGGAGGTCTATAAAGACCCACCTCTGTGGGCCTGGGAAGCCAACAAGTTTGTGACCCCG GGCCTGACTCAGACTATGCAGCGCCACGTGGATCCTGAAGCCCTGCAGAAGATGGTCAAATGTGCTGTGCAGGACTACAGCTATAAGAGTTCCATAGCAGGCCACCCCTACTTTCCTGAGAAATACTGGCTCTGTCAAGAGGAAG TAGACAAATGCAACCCATACTACCTATGTGGTGACCGGTATAACACATGGAGGATGGGACCTTACAACTGTACCAGCTGGAACAAACATACCACATGCCTTCCCCAGCTACCTAAG GAGGCTGGAATGGAGACAGCTGTTCGAGGAATGCCCTTGCAGTGCCCTCCTAAGCCGGAGCGACTCAATGCCTACG AGCGTGAGGTGGTGGTGAATATGTTGAACTCGCTGTCACGGAACCAGCGGCTGCCGCAGATCACTCCCCGATGCGGGTGCGTGGACCCGCTGCCGGGCCGCCTGCCCTTCCAGGGTTATGAAAGCTCTTGCTCAGGCCGCCACTACTGTCTACGCGGGATGGACTACTACGTGACCAGAGCACCCTGCACGGAACGCTGCCACCGGCCTTTGTGCGCAGAGCAGCCGACT GGGTGTATCGCCCTGCGAGCACCGGCCCGGAATGCAATGTGCTGTTATAACTCCCCCGCCGTCATACTACCCTTGTCCGAACCTTAG